A single region of the Deinococcota bacterium genome encodes:
- a CDS encoding alpha-amylase family glycosyl hydrolase, translating into MVDMRRGYGLLAALLLSLSLTACGSSDPLSLVGEEAVEELAPPPFAGQPGPPRHARNPRVPRTIDWREEVIYFAMTDRMSNAIRGNDDGAKRPGAGDEGTTEAENPLGWHGGDFAGLTHKIREGYFQKMGFTALWLSPVYLQVPALTVNDANSPNDGKRFAGYHGYWGDDFFRPDPHFGTLGQYKTLVRTAQQHGIKVIQDMVVNHAGYDAALTRSHPEWFHSQEDCERAPPAEKVQACDLAGLPDFNDRIPEVRDFLNSTVDYWVNLGIDGIRMDTVKHVYDDYWQQFFAPGGPGDPSIVWTVGEIFDGRPEFIATYLDELGMPSAFDFPLYFRVKDHLSSPAGNLDEVAVVFDGDAAYSDPSRLTTFIDNHDVPRFMSEAANRGVTGTAAAQRLDMALSLIYTVRGTPSVYYGTENAMLGKGDPYSHPPFEGNRVKMDFAAGAPLAGRLAALAQARRDYRALTHGAQRELWRPNGREPVFAFRRTLHGEAPVVAVLNNGDSPIDLARLSAGSGGIPLQGTFAPGATLTEVTGRGHGLSVTPSGLLVGVIPPRTLLALTGSPGEDEEPVTATATFTVDARSQGDGAIELRRFDTGREVRYPMTEVAGRPGFWEVRLEGLERFRNLSFKFGNAAQDAKNSGYEGFGQDNRSLYLDGETLRYEGVYNFVSTPAPDAAITGTVSSSGTPLRGALVDSSADADSYYAFSFADGSYHLPFPSSSSTDLTAKLEGYGSKTLTSVTAPASGQDFELTVSASPKYSVDGDLSDWTSPRAKLLNGPEGYDQGFGPDNLFTELLVDWDDLYLYLGYRYRASGNSAIVHLDTGHLDTGAGGSASAEGFDAWPRLVTFANPIDYFVAQYQGEPLQLREVVSDTEAREIGSGFAKATAGTSPAFSSEVAIPWAVLGFSGRPEARLNVHAGIYGGDRYGAGDIAPNSNSTPPATDNTIAGFDQNRRADFQTPFSVMITD; encoded by the coding sequence ATGGTGGACATGAGGAGAGGGTACGGCCTGCTGGCCGCGCTGCTGTTGAGCTTGAGCCTGACGGCCTGCGGCTCGTCCGATCCGCTTTCTTTGGTTGGCGAGGAGGCCGTCGAGGAGCTGGCGCCCCCGCCCTTTGCCGGGCAGCCTGGACCGCCCCGGCACGCCCGCAATCCGCGAGTGCCGCGGACGATCGACTGGCGCGAAGAGGTCATCTACTTCGCCATGACCGACCGCATGAGCAATGCCATTCGCGGCAACGACGACGGCGCTAAGCGCCCCGGCGCGGGCGACGAGGGCACGACCGAGGCCGAGAACCCGCTCGGCTGGCACGGCGGCGATTTCGCGGGCCTCACCCACAAGATCAGGGAGGGCTACTTTCAGAAGATGGGTTTTACCGCCCTCTGGCTCTCGCCCGTCTACCTCCAGGTACCCGCCCTCACCGTGAACGACGCCAACAGCCCCAACGACGGCAAGCGCTTTGCCGGCTACCACGGCTATTGGGGGGACGACTTCTTCCGGCCCGACCCGCACTTTGGCACCCTGGGCCAGTACAAGACGCTCGTCCGCACGGCCCAGCAGCACGGCATCAAGGTCATCCAGGACATGGTCGTCAACCACGCCGGCTACGATGCGGCGCTGACCCGCAGCCACCCCGAGTGGTTCCACAGCCAGGAGGACTGCGAGCGCGCGCCTCCCGCGGAAAAGGTCCAAGCCTGTGACCTGGCTGGGCTTCCCGACTTCAACGACCGCATTCCCGAGGTCAGGGACTTCTTGAACAGCACTGTCGACTACTGGGTGAACTTGGGTATCGACGGCATCCGCATGGACACCGTCAAACACGTCTACGACGACTACTGGCAGCAGTTCTTCGCGCCTGGCGGCCCCGGCGACCCCAGTATCGTCTGGACCGTGGGGGAGATCTTCGACGGCCGCCCCGAGTTCATCGCCACCTACCTCGACGAGCTGGGTATGCCCTCGGCCTTCGACTTTCCGCTCTACTTCCGCGTCAAGGACCACCTCTCGAGCCCTGCCGGCAACCTCGACGAGGTGGCGGTGGTCTTCGACGGGGACGCCGCTTACAGCGACCCCAGCCGCCTGACCACCTTCATCGACAACCACGACGTGCCGCGCTTCATGTCCGAGGCGGCGAATCGCGGCGTCACCGGGACGGCCGCCGCCCAGCGCCTGGACATGGCCCTGTCGCTCATCTACACCGTGCGCGGCACGCCGTCGGTCTACTACGGCACCGAGAACGCCATGCTGGGCAAGGGTGACCCCTACAGCCACCCGCCCTTCGAGGGCAACCGCGTCAAGATGGACTTCGCCGCGGGCGCCCCGCTGGCGGGCCGCCTGGCCGCGCTCGCCCAGGCCCGCCGTGACTACCGCGCGCTCACCCACGGCGCCCAGCGCGAGCTCTGGCGCCCCAACGGCCGCGAGCCGGTCTTCGCTTTCCGGCGCACGCTTCACGGCGAGGCGCCGGTCGTTGCGGTCTTGAACAACGGCGACAGCCCCATCGACCTCGCCCGCCTCTCGGCGGGGAGCGGCGGCATCCCGCTCCAGGGGACCTTCGCGCCGGGCGCGACGCTCACCGAAGTGACCGGCCGCGGCCACGGCCTCTCCGTGACCCCTTCGGGCCTCTTGGTCGGCGTCATCCCACCGCGCACGCTGCTCGCGCTGACGGGCAGCCCCGGCGAGGACGAGGAGCCGGTCACCGCCACCGCGACCTTTACCGTAGACGCCCGCTCGCAGGGTGACGGGGCGATCGAGCTGCGGCGCTTCGACACCGGCCGGGAAGTCCGCTATCCCATGACCGAGGTCGCGGGCCGCCCCGGCTTTTGGGAGGTTCGCTTGGAGGGGCTCGAGCGCTTCCGCAACCTCTCGTTTAAGTTCGGCAATGCGGCACAGGACGCCAAGAACTCGGGCTATGAAGGCTTCGGCCAGGACAACCGCTCGCTCTACCTGGACGGGGAGACGCTGCGCTACGAGGGCGTCTACAACTTCGTCAGCACCCCGGCGCCGGACGCCGCCATCACGGGAACCGTGAGCTCGAGCGGCACGCCTCTGCGGGGCGCGCTGGTGGACTCGAGCGCGGACGCCGACAGCTACTACGCCTTCAGCTTCGCGGACGGGAGCTACCACCTGCCCTTCCCGTCCAGCAGCAGCACCGATCTGACGGCAAAGCTCGAGGGCTACGGCTCAAAGACGCTCACGAGCGTGACCGCGCCCGCGAGCGGGCAGGACTTCGAACTCACCGTTTCGGCCTCGCCCAAATACAGCGTCGATGGCGACCTCTCCGACTGGACCTCGCCGCGCGCCAAGCTACTGAACGGACCAGAGGGCTACGATCAGGGCTTTGGCCCCGACAACCTCTTCACCGAGCTCCTGGTGGACTGGGATGACCTCTACCTCTATCTAGGCTACCGCTACCGGGCGAGCGGCAACTCGGCCATCGTCCACCTCGACACCGGCCACCTCGACACCGGCGCCGGCGGCAGCGCTTCGGCGGAAGGGTTCGACGCCTGGCCCCGCCTCGTCACCTTTGCCAACCCCATCGACTACTTCGTCGCGCAGTACCAGGGTGAGCCTCTGCAACTGCGGGAGGTCGTTTCCGACACCGAAGCCAGGGAGATAGGCTCGGGCTTCGCCAAGGCGACCGCGGGCACATCCCCGGCTTTCAGCAGCGAGGTCGCCATCCCCTGGGCCGTGCTCGGCTTCAGCGGCCGTCCCGAGGCGAGGCTGAACGTCCACGCGGGCATCTACGGCGGCGACCGCTACGGTGCGGGCGACATCGCGCCCAACTCGAACTCCACCCCGCCCGCAACCGACAACACCATCGCTGGCTTCGATCAGAACCGGCGCGCGGATTTCCAGACGCCCTTCTCGGTCATGATCACCGACTGA